The window CCTGGTAACACCGTGTCAGTTGATAGTCAAAACTCTGCCATAGGTACTCTTCTGTTGCTGTGCTCGTGTCGTCTACGAGAACCAAGTTTCCCGAGTCCAGGAGGTGTAAAACTGGATTTGAGGCCACACTCGATGAATTTGCCAACCAGATGATGCTTCTGCCACTGCTTATAACAAGACTTGCATTTTCGGAAACCATCAAAACCGGTGATTCTGAGGGAGAGACGGGACGGTTTCTGTTGGCAACCCAGACTATAACATCTGGTGTGCTCTTGTACCATATTCCTAGGAATCTCTTCAATGATTTTCCAGGTGAAAAAAAGCCGGTTTCAAAAACTTGGTTTTGGGAAACAAGAGTCTGCCCAATAACAAGCTCTTGATTTGGAAAAAGTATGTGATTCTCAGATGCCCCAACTGTTAAACTTAGAAAGGCTATTGTATAGAAAAAGATTTGTGCCATGTTAATTACAAGTGCAGCTGCAGAAGACATTTCTTAACCAGCAAATCATATTTATTCCCTTATTTCTTTCATTGAAGTCACTTCAAATTTCCATGCCAATTTGTTGGTAGTCAAAATTGATTTGCACTTTTTTCCTTTCCCATGGAAAGTAAACTCAAACTTTTGACTAACTTGCCAAACTCTCCATGATTTACAACATGTTTAAATAAATTGCAGTTGAATAACTCTTACCCATTAATTGATTGCAATATTGACTTATACAAATGCAAATTTCTCCAAGTGTAGCTCTGgttctttgaatattttgagATGTATATTGAATACTTTACTCAATACTCATTATGACTTATGATAATTTGAATGAATGATCAAAATACATAACTCTATGCTCAAagtttcatctctctaccctTAGCATAACCATTCTTAGTAAGGCCTAATATATCAAGacttgaaaacagaaaatattcaTCCATCAAATGGCCTCCAAATCAGTAATGGTGATTGTTTCATTCTATGCTCAGCTGCTCGAACTCTTACACTCACAAAAGCAATGAAACCGAGCACTatggtaaaaaaataactGCGCCATATCTGCATCTCCGGAAATAACTCTGCTAACCCCCTGAACAACAATggagaaaggaaaagaaggtGAGATTTTTAGGCTAAAGAGTAGAATTGACCAACAACAGCATTAAGGAAATTCTTCTTCTGTATATGACAGACGAAGGGAGACTGGCTTATATAGCGTAGGTAGATTTATGTTAGAGATTTAATACTATGTATGTTTTTGTAACAAGTTAAAATCTGACCTCGAAAATTTGAGTGTTAGGAATATGGATATCCCATTTACACAACTCTTGTGTTACAATTGCTGAATGATCTCATCTGGCCTCCAAGTCAGTAATAGTGATTGTATCATTCTCTGACTCAATATATGGTGATGTGCCGCAACTTCTTTCCATAAAAAACCCGGGTTCTTTTGGTTCGGGCAGAACTGCTCCATCACTTCCTAACATTGAAACCACGGACGACATGACTGGCCTATCCTCTGCAAATTTCTGAACACACAATAACCCCACTTGCATGCATCTCTTCACTTCACACTCCGCAAACGTATCATACAAACATTCATCCATCAACTCTACAATCCTGTTTTCTTGCCACAGCAACCATGCCTGTCACAATAATAAACACCCAAATTATTTGAACTTATtcttataaatgaaaatgcaatgaaagtatttatgtatatacatGGCCCAAGAGGTTATGATAGTGATCTGAGTGCTCATATCCTCTGTTCCTTTTCCCGCTGATTATCTCTAACAACACCACTCCAAGACTAAAGATGTCTGATTTCTCCGAGTATTTCCCGTCCATCAAATATTCGGGAGCCATGTATCCACTGCACAAAGTTATTCATCTCAAGGCCTTTCTACAAAACAATGGACTACTTTGATCATATGAAGGAAGCTTACTATGTTCCAACAACTCGTTTTGTTTTAGCAAGCGACTGATCCTCTTGGAAAATTCTTGCTAACTCAAAATCTGATATTTTTGGAGTTAAATTTCCATCTAGTAAAATATTGCTTGTTTTGAGATCCCTATGAATAATCTTTAATCTGGAATCGTGATGAAGATATAACAGTCCCCTTGCAATTCCCATGATAATATCATAACGCTTAGGCCATGTCAACAATGTTCTTCGAGTGTGATCTGCAAACAAGAACACCATATCAATTTTAACAGTGGATCCTGTGCTTGAGAAGTTACATGATGGAAGTACGGGATTTCACAGACAATTCTTTAATTAGAGtttaccaaaaacaaaataatcgAGGCTTTTGTTTTGTAGGTATTCATAGATTAGCATCCTTTCCTCTTCTTCAATGCCACATCCCAATACTCTGATGAGGTTTCTATGTTGAAGTTTTGCAATCATCATAACTTCACTTCTAAACTCTTCAATACCTTGTCTTGAACATCTGGACAATCTTTTGACTGCGATTTCTTCTCCTGATGGCATGTTCCCCTGCTTATGCATGTAATGATTCTGTATTACTGTTTTGTACAACTTCAGCAATCTAATTTAGTAGATAACCTTGTAAACAGGACCGAAGCCTCCAACTCCAATCATGTTTTCCATGGAGAAATTATTTGTTGCTTGCACAATAGTTGCCATTTCGATCATAGGTAATTCTAGATCTTCATTATTCTCTTTCACTGCTATTAAGcgaaaggaaaaaataagtaGAGCCTCACTATTAACTTCACTTTCTGCTTTAAGTACTGAATAAAGTATCATTTGTAGAATGCTGCATAAGTTGATTCTTTACCTCGCCTCTTTAGTCTTGCCATTAAAAGTACGCCTCCGTTGATAAAAGCTGAGATGAGAACACCAGAAACAATCGATATCAGTATTATCCCCATAGgatttttcttctccttctcctcctcctcctctaaACCCGTGTTAAAATCTACAGGCAAAACCATAAGTCCATATCATTTGGCTCTCATTCCTTCTCCTCTAGTTTTATAACATGATATACAAATATCTTGAACTCCATTGACAGTAGGACTTGTACTTTCTCTTACAAATTGTTCCTATGCttatttatattggtttttgCAAACACATTTGATTCACAATATGCATGTACATGTACTATATCTCATGTTAAGGGAATTTAGTTATGAGAAAATTACCTAGTTCAGAAACCGGAACACGGATATAGACGTTCTGCTTACTGTCTGCTATAGAATGCTGTTTGGTATCAATGAGTTCACCGAACCACATCAAGCAGCCAGTGCCTCCATTAGTAATGAAGGAATTAGCATAAGCAGTGCAAGTACAGTTTTTTAAGCACTCAGCTTTGCACTCATCAAGGCTCATGCTTGTATTTAACCAAAACCGCAACAAATCAGGATACTTGACCCCTCTAACCTGTCGAAATCCATCTCCACCATTGCAATTCAATGGTTTAGTTCTAGTGCATCCACCCGACCAATCTTGATGGTCCCAATCGCTTTGGAACTTCGGGGCAAATCCCCTTAAACACTCGCATCTGATTGGCCTGTCGGATCTACAGATACAGTTAGGACCACAAGCAGCATATTCATCGCATGCATCCAGGGGGAACACGGTGGCAAGATTCCACTTGTCTTTTCTGAGATTCATCGTATGGCGCAGGATCATACCAGACGTATGTAACGTTGTTCGTACCAAATATGAGATCTCGTAGGGCTCTCCCAAGGAGACCAACCTCTGTTGTTTGAAAACAAAGGCTATCTTGAAAATGGGATTGGGATATATTTGATAACCGGAAAAGTGCATTCCATTCCACGGTCCAAGCCGGTATCTTTTCCGTGCCCCCTCAAGAACCACCATATCAGCCAAGGCCAAGCCTCGGTTTTCGATCTTGAAAACAAAATCACCTGGAGAAGGATCATCCGGACTTGTCCATGACGTCAAATACTTTTCGACTCCAGCCTCACTATCATCCACCATCTCCATTCCTGGTATCAAGGTGTCTGTTGGATAATCAAAACTCTGCCATAGGTACTCTTCTGTTGTTGTGCTCGTGTCGTCTACAAGAACCAAGTTTCCAGAATCCAGGAGGTGTAAAACTGGATTTGATGATGCCACGCCTGATGCATTATTCGCCGACCAGATGATGCTTGTGCCACTGCTTATAACAAGACTTGCATTTTCAGAAATCATCAAAACTGGTGATTCTGAGGCAGAAATGGGATGGTTTCTGTTGGCCACCCAGACTACAACATCTGGTGTGTTCTTGTACCATATTCCCAAGAATCTATTCAAAGATTTTCCAGGCGAGAAAAATCCGATTTCAAAGACTTGGTTTTGAGAGATCAAAGTGTGGCCAAAAGCAAGCGTTTCATTTGAAACAAGTCTTTGATTGTCAGCTCTTACACTCACAAAGGCAATGGAGTAAAGCAGTGAGGCGACAACTGCACTGAAAATTAGTTGCGCCATTTACAAATCTAATCACTCCGGAAatgagaagaagatgaagagtGAGTGTAATAAGTTTAAAGGTTGGAATTATATTTCTAATCAAAGttggatttgttttctttcctGATTTCGGAATTTCACATGCACAAGAAATTAAATCTTGTAGTATGTAATAATTAGTTTGAATTTGGTGAGAGAATGTA is drawn from Salvia hispanica cultivar TCC Black 2014 chromosome 6, UniMelb_Shisp_WGS_1.0, whole genome shotgun sequence and contains these coding sequences:
- the LOC125194462 gene encoding G-type lectin S-receptor-like serine/threonine-protein kinase At4g27290 isoform X4, which encodes MAQLIFSAVVASLLYSIAFVSVRADNQRLVSNETLAFGHTLISQNQVFEIGFFSPGKSLNRFLGIWYKNTPDVVVWVANRNHPISASESPVLMISENASLVISSGTSIIWSANNASGVASSNPVLHLLDSGNLVLVDDTSTTTEEYLWQSFDYPTDTLIPGMEMVDDSEAGVEKYLTSWTSPDDPSPGDFVFKIENRGLALADMVVLEGARKRYRLGPWNGMHFSGYQIYPNPIFKIAFVFKQQRLVSLGEPYEISYLVRTTLHTSGMILRHTMNLRKDKWNLATVFPLDACDEYAACGPNCICRSDRPIRCECLRGFAPKFQSDWDHQDWSGGCTRTKPLNCNGGDGFRQVRGVKYPDLLRFWLNTSMSLDECKAECLKNCTCTAYANSFITNGGTGCLMWFGELIDTKQHSIADSKQNVYIRVPVSELAFINGGVLLMARLKRRVKENNEDLELPMIEMATIVQATNNFSMENMIGVGGFGPVYKGNMPSGEEIAVKRLSRCSRQGIEEFRSEVMMIAKLQHRNLIRVLGCGIEEEERMLIYEYLQNKSLDYFVFDHTRRTLLTWPKRYDIIMGIARGLLYLHHDSRLKIIHRDLKTSNILLDGNLTPKISDFELARIFQEDQSLAKTKRVVGTYGYMAPEYLMDGKYSEKSDIFSLGVVLLEIISGKRNRGYEHSDHYHNLLGHAWLLWQENRIVELMDECLYDTFAECEVKRCMQVGLLCVQKFAEDRPVMSSVVSMLGSDGAVLPEPKEPGFFMERSCGTSPYIESENDTITITDLEAR
- the LOC125194462 gene encoding G-type lectin S-receptor-like serine/threonine-protein kinase At4g27290 isoform X3 — encoded protein: MAQLIFSAVVASLLYSIAFVSVRADNQRLVSNETLAFGHTLISQNQVFEIGFFSPGKSLNRFLGIWYKNTPDVVVWVANRNHPISASESPVLMISENASLVISSGTSIIWSANNASGVASSNPVLHLLDSGNLVLVDDTSTTTEEYLWQSFDYPTDTLIPGMEMVDDSEAGVEKYLTSWTSPDDPSPGDFVFKIENRGLALADMVVLEGARKRYRLGPWNGMHFSGYQIYPNPIFKIAFVFKQQRLVSLGEPYEISYLVRTTLHTSGMILRHTMNLRKDKWNLATVFPLDACDEYAACGPNCICRSDRPIRCECLRGFAPKFQSDWDHQDWSGGCTRTKPLNCNGGDGFRQVRGVKYPDLLRFWLNTSMSLDECKAECLKNCTCTAYANSFITNGGTGCLMWFGELIDTKQHSIADSKQNVYIRVPVSELAFINGGVLLMARLKRRAVKENNEDLELPMIEMATIVQATNNFSMENMIGVGGFGPVYKGNMPSGEEIAVKRLSRCSRQGIEEFRSEVMMIAKLQHRNLIRVLGCGIEEEERMLIYEYLQNKSLDYFVFDHTRRTLLTWPKRYDIIMGIARGLLYLHHDSRLKIIHRDLKTSNILLDGNLTPKISDFELARIFQEDQSLAKTKRVVGTYGYMAPEYLMDGKYSEKSDIFSLGVVLLEIISGKRNRGYEHSDHYHNLLGHAWLLWQENRIVELMDECLYDTFAECEVKRCMQVGLLCVQKFAEDRPVMSSVVSMLGSDGAVLPEPKEPGFFMERSCGTSPYIESENDTITITDLEAR
- the LOC125194462 gene encoding G-type lectin S-receptor-like serine/threonine-protein kinase At4g27290 isoform X2; its protein translation is MAQLIFSAVVASLLYSIAFVSVRADNQRLVSNETLAFGHTLISQNQVFEIGFFSPGKSLNRFLGIWYKNTPDVVVWVANRNHPISASESPVLMISENASLVISSGTSIIWSANNASGVASSNPVLHLLDSGNLVLVDDTSTTTEEYLWQSFDYPTDTLIPGMEMVDDSEAGVEKYLTSWTSPDDPSPGDFVFKIENRGLALADMVVLEGARKRYRLGPWNGMHFSGYQIYPNPIFKIAFVFKQQRLVSLGEPYEISYLVRTTLHTSGMILRHTMNLRKDKWNLATVFPLDACDEYAACGPNCICRSDRPIRCECLRGFAPKFQSDWDHQDWSGGCTRTKPLNCNGGDGFRQVRGVKYPDLLRFWLNTSMSLDECKAECLKNCTCTAYANSFITNGGTGCLMWFGELIDTKQHSIADSKQNVYIRVPVSELDFNTGLEEEEEKEKKNPMGIILISIVSGVLISAFINGGVLLMARLKRRVKENNEDLELPMIEMATIVQATNNFSMENMIGVGGFGPVYKGNMPSGEEIAVKRLSRCSRQGIEEFRSEVMMIAKLQHRNLIRVLGCGIEEEERMLIYEYLQNKSLDYFVFDHTRRTLLTWPKRYDIIMGIARGLLYLHHDSRLKIIHRDLKTSNILLDGNLTPKISDFELARIFQEDQSLAKTKRVVGTYGYMAPEYLMDGKYSEKSDIFSLGVVLLEIISGKRNRGYEHSDHYHNLLGHAWLLWQENRIVELMDECLYDTFAECEVKRCMQVGLLCVQKFAEDRPVMSSVVSMLGSDGAVLPEPKEPGFFMERSCGTSPYIESENDTITITDLEAR
- the LOC125194462 gene encoding G-type lectin S-receptor-like serine/threonine-protein kinase At4g27290 isoform X1 — encoded protein: MAQLIFSAVVASLLYSIAFVSVRADNQRLVSNETLAFGHTLISQNQVFEIGFFSPGKSLNRFLGIWYKNTPDVVVWVANRNHPISASESPVLMISENASLVISSGTSIIWSANNASGVASSNPVLHLLDSGNLVLVDDTSTTTEEYLWQSFDYPTDTLIPGMEMVDDSEAGVEKYLTSWTSPDDPSPGDFVFKIENRGLALADMVVLEGARKRYRLGPWNGMHFSGYQIYPNPIFKIAFVFKQQRLVSLGEPYEISYLVRTTLHTSGMILRHTMNLRKDKWNLATVFPLDACDEYAACGPNCICRSDRPIRCECLRGFAPKFQSDWDHQDWSGGCTRTKPLNCNGGDGFRQVRGVKYPDLLRFWLNTSMSLDECKAECLKNCTCTAYANSFITNGGTGCLMWFGELIDTKQHSIADSKQNVYIRVPVSELDFNTGLEEEEEKEKKNPMGIILISIVSGVLISAFINGGVLLMARLKRRAVKENNEDLELPMIEMATIVQATNNFSMENMIGVGGFGPVYKGNMPSGEEIAVKRLSRCSRQGIEEFRSEVMMIAKLQHRNLIRVLGCGIEEEERMLIYEYLQNKSLDYFVFDHTRRTLLTWPKRYDIIMGIARGLLYLHHDSRLKIIHRDLKTSNILLDGNLTPKISDFELARIFQEDQSLAKTKRVVGTYGYMAPEYLMDGKYSEKSDIFSLGVVLLEIISGKRNRGYEHSDHYHNLLGHAWLLWQENRIVELMDECLYDTFAECEVKRCMQVGLLCVQKFAEDRPVMSSVVSMLGSDGAVLPEPKEPGFFMERSCGTSPYIESENDTITITDLEAR
- the LOC125194462 gene encoding G-type lectin S-receptor-like serine/threonine-protein kinase At4g27290 isoform X5 codes for the protein MAQLIFSAVVASLLYSIAFVSVRADNQRLVSNETLAFGHTLISQNQVFEIGFFSPGKSLNRFLGIWYKNTPDVVVWVANRNHPISASESPVLMISENASLVISSGTSIIWSANNASGVASSNPVLHLLDSGNLVLVDDTSTTTEEYLWQSFDYPTDTLIPGMEMVDDSEAGVEKYLTSWTSPDDPSPGDFVFKIENRGLALADMVVLEGARKRYRLGPWNGMHFSGYQIYPNPIFKIAFVFKQQRLVSLGEPYEISYLVRTTLHTSGMILRHTMNLRKDKWNLATVFPLDACDEYAACGPNCICRSDRPIRCECLRGFAPKFQSDWDHQDWSGGCTRTKPLNCNGGDGFRQHSIADSKQNVYIRVPVSELAFINGGVLLMARLKRRAVKENNEDLELPMIEMATIVQATNNFSMENMIGVGGFGPVYKGNMPSGEEIAVKRLSRCSRQGIEEFRSEVMMIAKLQHRNLIRVLGCGIEEEERMLIYEYLQNKSLDYFVFDHTRRTLLTWPKRYDIIMGIARGLLYLHHDSRLKIIHRDLKTSNILLDGNLTPKISDFELARIFQEDQSLAKTKRVVGTYGYMAPEYLMDGKYSEKSDIFSLGVVLLEIISGKRNRGYEHSDHYHNLLGHAWLLWQENRIVELMDECLYDTFAECEVKRCMQVGLLCVQKFAEDRPVMSSVVSMLGSDGAVLPEPKEPGFFMERSCGTSPYIESENDTITITDLEAR